In the Sorghum bicolor cultivar BTx623 chromosome 4, Sorghum_bicolor_NCBIv3, whole genome shotgun sequence genome, CCCGATCCCAAAGCCATGGAGATTGCGTTGAATTGCATGCGGGGGTCGCTTTGCATTGCCATGCTGTTTGGGGCctagcaaaaaaaaattgtaaaacaaGATCGATTTCTATTCACGAAATTCGTGAGTCCCCGATCGTTCGCTGGAGGGCCGTCCAAACCACTTTTATTTTCTCATCCATCACGGAGAGAAGCAGAAGCGCACAAGAACTGGCGTCTGGGCTGAGCCGTTCTTCGCTTGGGCGGAGGAAACGCACCTGAGCTTCTGGGCCTATGTTGGAATTTGTTTGACGGATCTGAGCCTGATCTCGTCCGGTCTAAGCATGAGGTCCATCTGAAATTTTGGGTAGGCCTGTCTATCTGCTGAAATGGGCTTGTCCCTTTAATGAGGGTATGGGCCTTTTTGTTTCAAATGTTCCGAAAGAAGGCCTCTAGGTTTGTTTATTGTCATTTGTATGTTCCATTCTATACTCCCATTattatccaaaaaaaaaacgtTCAATTCTATACCTCTCAGGCTTGGGTATTCGGGTTATCCGAAAAAATAAGGGTTTTGAGAATTTCGAGTTACCAAAAATGCTGCTAATGTGCTACTGATTCGAGTATCAAGTTTTGTGCCCACTCCTATACCTCTtataaggaaaaagaaaaatcaaTCTCCTGATCCAAGGATGCTGCTGTGCCATTTCCGAATACTATACTAGATGTCTATACCCAAATTTACTTGATAAACCTCGCATTTTTGCCATCCAGATCCTTGTACCATCGATGTGCTTAATAATTCTTCAACTAGGATGAAAATCAAGGTCGGAGCTGTCAATGATAAAGACATGGATCTTGGAGAAGAAACTTCAGCTAGTATCCAAATCCAAGCATTGGCAGCTGCAAGAAGCAGGGATGATAACGCGGATTACCATTTCCCAAACACATGGATCAAGATCCAACACGTTCATCTACAAAAACAACCAAACCTGCACGCTCCACATGACCACATCACGCGAGGTGGCTCCCGATTATTCGACTCGCCGCGCACGACTCCAgttcatcatcgtcatcatcatcatacatgCATCGTGCCGCACTCTAATCACGAGCGCGTCGTGTCGCGGCCCACAACTTATTACGACTTGCCACCAACCAACCAAGCCACCCAGGTCGATCCAGGCGCGTGtactctctctcctctgccGGCCGCCGGCCACGTCACGCCGCCGCGACGCTCTTGCCATCGGCGCTGCAGAGGTCGCgaacggcctcgagcttgtagGGCGCGGCGTCGGTGGCGAGCCACTGCTCGACGGTGAAGAGCTGCTGCGTGCACCCCTTGTGCGGGCCCGTGACGGTGACCTCGACGTAGTTGCAGTACCAGCCATGGTGCTCGCCGGTGCCGTCGGAGATGAGCCGCATCCAGCACGGCGGCTTCGCCATGCAGGGCCCGCGGCCGCTGAAGATGTCCAGGTTGCCGCGCTCGAAGTAGGCGTGGCCCTGCCCCATGAGCCCGCCCCAGGAGGGCAGGTCCGAGATCCCCACGCCGTTGCCGTCCGCGCCGGCCAGCTGCAGCGTGATGTTCGCGTCCGTCCCGGCCTTCCAGATCGACCCCGTCCGGATGAACACCGTGTACACGCACTCCATGCTGTCGCCGCCCACGCCGCTGGCGTCCGCGCCTCGGATGAGCTGCGACGACGCGCCTCGGATATATGACTGACCCGACAGGTGATCGATGAATGTGTCAAGAGACCCATGAAAGGAAGGGCGGTTACCTTGATCTCAGTCGGGGGATCGCGGCCGTGCGCCGGCACGGTGGCGGATGCGGccacggcgaggaggaggaggaagacggcGAGCTTGGCCATTGGGATCCGAATCCAATCGGCGTGTGGGGCGACTGGATGAGTCTGAGCTTCGGGGAATGCAGGAGCGGATGCGGTGTGGATCTTATAGGACGGAAGTGTTGTTTATGCATTTGTGGGGCCCACTTGCCACTGTGGCGCTGATCCGATCCGATCGCAGTTTTGTCCGCCCACTTGGCACGGATCCATCGAGCGATCTGAGGATTATTCAAACGAGAAATTCGTGGCACATGGGGCCATCTCACCAGCTCTACGTACAGCGCGGTAcaagtagggccttgtttacttctaaaattttttgaaaaatataaatagtaacgctttcgtttgtatttgacaaatattgtctaattatggactaactagggtcaaaagattcgtctcgtcaatttcgaccaaactgtgcaattagtttttattttcgtctatatttaatacttcatgcatacgtctaaagattcgatgtgacaggaaatctgaaaaattttgcaaaattttctaagaactaaacaaggcctagactaGAACGGGCGCGCGCGTGTGTGTGTGGACGATAGTGCCAGTGGCACCCTTCACCGTCCAGTACGAATTTGAATTATAGCGGTAAGAAACCTTAATCCCAGGGTACCCACAATGTGATAGAAAAAGTAGCATGCCACTATGGCTGAAAATACTATTCACTAATTTGTTCCAAGAAAAAACATTGTTAAATGACtaacagattcggctgataagctcaagcgaacatgcTCAGATTCAATTCTGACAGCTTAACAAACAAAATCGTTCCTAGCAGAAAAATGCAGCACATACAACACACACTCTCGCTCTCTGGAACTTCGTGTGAGGCACAAGGGGCATCATATGGTACACTACACAGGCTTAAAAAGGTTTACCCAGCGTACAGTTTACCAAGCACTCAGTCTAAATATTGGCCATGCTAACTAGTTATCAGTCAAATTGCTGCCGAAGAGCCATCTCCGTTTCACTCTTCCAGGATGCATGCGACGATTGCCCCCTCATCCTCTTGATCTTCTCCTTGTCCTTGACAGTGGAACCCTTTTTCTTTTCGGGCTCTTTTGTCTGCACAGGTCTATCACCACACTGAGGGCAAACCATACCCTTACCATGTGAATAGGTCTTTGGTACACCACATTGGAGACACATCCTAAACAATGAGGCAAAGTCACAGTAAAGACCACTAATAGTATCGTTAGGAATTCTGATAGATATTATTAGAGTTCATGTAAAACATGTACACAAGCTATTTCAGTATACTTGTTTCATTGCGACATTGATAAAAAAAAATGACCATACCTCAGAAGATCAGCTGCATCTTCTGGCCCAGGATTTGCAGCACCTATTATTCTTTTTCCATCAACAGAACCAGATGTCACTGAACCTGAGGGGTTGGCTCCAGTTGTGGTAACTCGCTCGCGGATGGCAACTAACTGCGGTTTCGCCACCACAACAGCACCTGGAGATTATTTCCAGTTATATCATAAAGGATGTTGCATATATCTGAAATTGCATAACTGGCATGAGCACATACTCAGAATATCATCATATGCAAGCACTCAAGATGAAACCTGCTCTACTATCATCTCAGCGCCAAGCTCAGAAATATTGAGGTGGTAACCCATAACAGAACAGTTAACAGGCACATGGGAATATGGGATGATGTATGTATGTTCTGGGGTATTACGTTTGAGAAAACAAACCCGCTTTACTATCATTTCAGTGCCAAGCTCAGAAATATTGAGGTGGTAAACCATAAAAGGACAGTTAACAGACACATGGGATGATTATTGATGTAAGCATGTTCTGGTGTATTGTGTTTTGAGAAAACAAACCTGCATTACTATCATCCGAGCGCCAAGCTCAGAAATATTGAGGTGGTAACCCACCATAACATAACAGTGAACAGGCACATGGGAATTGGGatgatgtatgtatgttttggtGTATTACGTTTTGAGAAAACCAGATTTTACAAATATTTCCAATCACCAAGTTTCAAAATAAAGGTAAAACCATAAAAATAGACACAAGTATCATCCTATTTACTTAGCTTGGTGAGGCCAACTAAGTATTTCTATGCTAGTCACAGCACAAAAACCGTATATGTGTCATTATTGCATCGTCCTGAAACATTATCGTGGTATTGCTTGATAAGTTAATACTAGCCCCAATAATTACAGCGCACAAATAAGTACAACTTGTAAGTTGTAACAATAACCTAAGAACAAACATCAAACAATAGTGTGCACAGTCAATAGGAGATATCATGCTGAAAAACAAATTGAATCGATATGCCACGTTTCTCGTCATTCAACTGTGTGACGCCTACTTTTTTTTCTGAACAACCATGAACCATGTTTACTTGGTCAAATGCAGTTATGAATCAAAGAACCACCCAGTGGTGtaacaaacaaacagaaccaataATTATTGCATCTTTTGTTATGTTCTGTTTCCTTGGAGGTTATGCGCTGCCGACGCTTTTGCTTTAGTGTTTTAGTAGTGTTTGGTTGGTTCTCTTCTGAAGAGTTCATGTGTAGCAGTAGTGGTTTCTGGTATTTTCTTAAGAGTTGGTGGAACCAGCAGAGTCGAGTACGGTGGTTTGTAAAACTTCATATGCTTTCTTATAAGCACGGTCTTCTTTTTTCCAAAAGCAAAACAAACATAATCAAATGTCTACAAACTATAGAGTATAGAGTCCgcatttttattttcaaaataaaggCAACTCTTGAAGTGTACCACCTGATTGTACAAAGATTTCATATTTTGAGGGGAAAAATGTACAAAGATATATGCCATGCAATTGAAAACAGATGAACACAAAACTGAGGCTTTAGAAAGTTAGCAATGCAATTCTATGATCAAATATCTTCATTAGTGGAGCTCCATGGTGGCCAAGACCCAAGATAGATCATTCCCTTTCTTTCCGACATGTATTGACATTACAGCAAGTCAGCAAATAGATAATATCTAAAAGGGTAGCTCTATGACTCTATGTGCAAAGGAATAATACACAGTACATCAAATTTGCCTCTTCCTAATTCTTATTCTAAGTTCCACCGTCTTGGGAATTCTGGACTGAAATCGCATCCAGAGTCTGTGAAATCTTATCTAATACGTTACAGTTACTGCTGTAAAATAACTACGCCAATTCTCTAACAATGCAAGACCGGCAACTACTACATTGGTAGCAATCTAATCGACCTCCATGGCCCTACCTTTACCAAAATAAACAGGGAGAGCGTACCATGTTGCCCTGTTCGTCAGCACTAGTTTAGCAAGTCTGATAAACATAAACCGCTACTAACCCGACGATCAAAAAACAGTGGTCTCCAATTTCCACTTCAATTGAGTCCTTAAATCTACTTACCTGGAGGCGGGTGCTTGCTCCCCTCTTTCCCACGGCGATCGAGTACACCGAGGGCCTCCGTCCCTTCCTCGGGCTCGGCAACCCTATGCCTCAGAAAGTCCGGTGGTCCCGAGACATCGGCGAAGGCCTCCAGCGCGGAGGGCAGCGAGGAGTCCCCGTCGCCGCCTCCGGCATCTCCCCCCTTAGGGTTTGGTCGGCGGCGGGGCTTGGGGGCCGGCTTTTGAGGAGCGGACCCCTCGTCTCCGTCCGATCCGGCTTCCTCGGCTGACGAATCACCGGACTCGCTTAGCTCGGTGCCGGCGGCGGGGTCGTCGTCCTCCTCAGCGGAGGAGTAGCCCTGGAGAAGCGACAAGCTCATTGTGTGGGctaattttttttggttgttTCCGTCGCGTCAACTGGCTGCAAGTCTAGTATAGCAAATTTCATGGCGTATGATACAGAGGTGTTTTACGGGCTTAATTTTGAGCATTATTGGGCCTTAATTGGGCTAAATTGTGTACCACCAGACCTCTCTCAAACGAATACTAGGCCCACACGTGGGCTGTATGGGCTTACTATTTGGATAGTTGGAAATATATGGGCTTACTATTGCAAAACACCTAGTATGTTCTGActtcaaaaagaaaagaaaaagtgtgtTCTTCCTCCCTGAAGTATCACTATGTCTCATTTTTCTTCATAAAATTTTAAACCAGATATCTTACACTCTAAGTTCTTAAAATCATTCATTACTTTCTGTGAAGTTGGGTAAATATCTGTAAGGTTTTTAAACCATAGAAATGCCTATTGAGTTTATAAAATTTCCGCCCAAAAAAATCTATATCTAGAAAAATTCTATAATATCTAGACGTATTCTGTGATCTAAAAACATTTTCAAGTATTCACTCATTGTTAACTAAAAAGACAAATCCACCTTCAAAACCGCTTCAAACTGGACAGAAAGGTAATTTGAATGATTTTTAAGAGTTTAGGAGGTAAGATGTCTGATTTTTTTTAGTTTAAAGAGAAATATCAAACTACGACGACGGTTGTTCATGGATGTAGAAtagacatttttttaaaaaaataaaaatatatggaTGCGGGCTCACCACCATTAGAAAGTATAAAGACACACAAGTGTGACACAACTTTCATGAGAGTTGCTCCTACATAATATAACCGGCAAGTTGCCAAATTTTTTCTCTGTCTAAAACCAATTGAATCAAACGACTTGCGGCTAAAGCAACTACACCTAAATAAAGAAGATCTAAAAAACTATCTATCTAGCTAAAGGAAAGAAAATCCTCAAAGAGATGCTTCCAAGTCCAACCATCAAGCAAAAACAATTGCATTTCCAAACGACCGACCACGTTCTTAGGTCTGGTGGGTAGCTCACACGTGCGTCATTTTCCATGTGCCTGATCTCTTCCTTGCCAACCTGACACACTTCATCAGTAAGTCAATCATGACCGGTTAGCAGCAGAATCCAGTAACTAAAAATTCCCCACATTTTCCATACATACATACAGTTCCCAACCACATACCGATCGAGCTCCAACGACGACGACCAATCACCTATGATTGGGTATTTTTGTAGATATTTCCTAGGCGGCGCCAGGTCAGACACAGACAGTAGTTGACCCCGCCGGCGCGAGTGCGCGAGCTCCATCGGCGCCGAGGAGGACAAGGGTTGATGTCGAGCACAGTCAGCACCTCGATGCTCCGGCGATCTCATTGCTCACCGGGATCGTATTCTTTAGTGGCATCATTGTCAGGCACCTGTCTTTACCTCAAAATTGTCTGCGATTTTTCAGTCCATGAGCTGAATGCGTGGAGTATACAAGTAGTGGGGCATCTTATgctgcatttttttttctcatgtGCTGTCACTCTCGTGGATGCAGGATGCTAATATAAAGACCGGCCCCTAGCTAGAAATGGAGTCGGAATATGAACTGGTGAGGATGCAACAACCGTCACTCTGAAAGTGCGATCGCAATCGTGATGGTTTAACCACTAGGAAAGAGACCGCACGGAtccatggatggatggatcgtTTTTGTTTGGTTAATCGAGTAATCAAAAATGGTTTTAGTTGGACCAAGCAATCAGCTGAAGGTTGCTAGTGCCAATCAGATCTTAACTAGTCTCTTAAAAACAAGTCATAGGATACGAACAGTTGACCTAGCGAGTTATTTCGCTGTCGTCCTCGAATTATTAGCTTGCAGTAATCTTGTTTGCAGCTACTCTGATTGGACTTGTTTTGTCTGCTATGTTTGTTCCAATTGAATATTCCTGTGCTGATCTAATTGCTTTGTCTGTGTGTCTGTCGTTACGTAGATGGCCACAATTTCTCAATACCAAATTGCCGAGAGAAATTTTGTGGATTATTGTTCGTCATCTTCGGCCTGAATATAATGCATTTGTACGTGTGATGGCTACACCGTCTGTACGCCACACTCACAAACTGATACACACTGACAGAGTGCATGCATCACTAATGAGCCAATAACAATAATACCGCTCCAGTCTCCAACTAAATGACGATCGAGTAATATATGATCACACGGTATAGATTAAGCGGAAAACAGTTAGGCTTGCAATTTGAAGTATTAGATAAAATTTCTCTTGATTATAATATACTTTGGTTCTCCAAAGCTGCTACCTATTTGGATgcaacatttttttttcaaaattatgGCATTATCAAAACCGTAGTGGTTTTTTAGCTTTAGAAACACAATTTTTCAAAAGTACGACATCCAAATGGGCCCTAAAACAAAGAAACTAGTTCTCTGTTTGTAATAACTAAAGCTAACAATCGACGCAATAAGTTGTGTGTCTGTCGCTTAGGCAGAGGCTGAGAGATTGTCCCAAGGCCATGTATCAACTCGACATATTAATATTGAGATGAAATAAAATcttcttttttcaaaaaaaaaaaagaaaaaccgcCATGAACACAAAAGAAAACAATCAAACCCTTAGCTAATGACAGCTACGTTGATTTTTGCTGATAAGACATCAAATTAATAAGAAGACAGAGATAAGCTATATCTTCGTGGTGATACTTCTTGGGTACTACAATCAGTTTAAATCATTGAAAACTGACTAACTGAGCTATCCATGTGGCCCACAAATTCATAATCAAACATATCTATTCGTCTTGGTCAGCTGGCTAATCTGGAAGGAGAGAAATTTAAGGATGTTCCATGCAGCGGAATGCACTACGACACATGGTGGCACTCATTCAGGAGGAGATCAAGACCTAGTGCCTTGCAAGATACAGACCTCTGCAGTCGCTGCTACCTTTGCTTTGATGTTACACAAACTAGTGCCTGTAATCTGCACTTTCACAAACCAGAGCTAAGGTTCAGTAACGGTTCTCGGTAACTCTGGTTACCATAGCCGTGTCTTTGTAACAAAACTCTTATGCTTAATGAAATACGTGCTTAGCAcgattgcaaaaaaaaaaaaaaattccttcagcCTCAGAAAAACTTGACCATAGACATTAGCTCAACACACATTAATTACATGAGCACATAGGTGATTAACCAACTAGCTAGCAACTCCCTTTTAATTAGTCCAAGCATGGATGCAAGCACATCTAGACCACTAAGTTCAAAATCCTTGTTAGGGTGAATTTGGATGCCTCTTTATTCTCGACTAGCCAAGGACTTTGAACAAACATAGGCGAAGCTTAAGTTCCATCGCCTATAGATGTAGGGTGTTTTAAAAACCTTTAGAACAACTAATAAGCTGTACAGTAGATAAAAGACATGTATATGGACCACTCAATGAAGTATatatttaaattataataaCAATACAATTAAAATCTGTCCATTCATCAACTATTAACCTCCCTTTCAAAAAACAACTATTAACCTATGTCACCAATGACATGTCCCTAGTAATTATTGTGTGGACTACTTCCTCAGCTCTAGATATAATGGATTTTCAGTTCTCCACCATCAGATAATATACCAAATAAAACCAACTCTCTAGAGAAAAACCCGTCACATATCTACCTCATCCAAAAGGTAAACTATGAAAATACATTGCTATATATTTAATAATCTTAATTTGATATCTTAAATGTTGGTATtctttttctataaacttggtcaaatttaaGTAATTTAACTTAGAAGAGAACAACCGAAAacttctatattttattttaggaTGGAAAAGTGTATAccacctgcatgcatgcatgttttcATATTATTTTGGGACAATTTTGAATTCTACAAATTGAAGTCCCAGTACTTGTGTGTAGGTGGAAGTAGTTTCGGCGCCGTTACGAGTTGGAAATTGGAACCAAGTATGTACGACATCAGTTGGCTGGTTAGGCGTGCATAAACCTACTGGAAGCACATGCCACATGGGTTCGATCGGATT is a window encoding:
- the LOC8066407 gene encoding PLAT domain-containing protein 3, which translates into the protein MAKLAVFLLLLAVAASATVPAHGRDPPTEIKLIRGADASGVGGDSMECVYTVFIRTGSIWKAGTDANITLQLAGADGNGVGISDLPSWGGLMGQGHAYFERGNLDIFSGRGPCMAKPPCWMRLISDGTGEHHGWYCNYVEVTVTGPHKGCTQQLFTVEQWLATDAAPYKLEAVRDLCSADGKSVAAA
- the LOC8066408 gene encoding uncharacterized protein LOC8066408, with the protein product MSLSLLQGYSSAEEDDDPAAGTELSESGDSSAEEAGSDGDEGSAPQKPAPKPRRRPNPKGGDAGGGDGDSSLPSALEAFADVSGPPDFLRHRVAEPEEGTEALGVLDRRGKEGSKHPPPGAVVVAKPQLVAIRERVTTTGANPSGSVTSGSVDGKRIIGAANPGPEDAADLLRMCLQCGVPKTYSHGKGMVCPQCGDRPVQTKEPEKKKGSTVKDKEKIKRMRGQSSHASWKSETEMALRQQFD